The genomic stretch GCACTGTTATGGCATGCATATTCACAAAAACCACATTTGAAGCTTTTCTCTCCCGAATGTATTCTCATATGTAATTTAAGATTACTGCGTTGACTACATGCATGATCACAAACAGTACATTTAAATAGCTTTTCTCTTGTAGGTTTACTCATTATGCCTCTTAAACGATTCTGTCCCATATGTATCCTGATTTGAGATTTCAGATTAGCACTTGCATTAAATGCATAATCAAGTAACTGTGTCTATTAAACAACGCATTCAAAACGTTTCTCTCATGCATGTATTCTGAAATGAGTTACATGATCTCATTTAAAGCTTATTCACttattattaaagcttttgtATTCTGTTCATTTTCCCAGCTGTTTATTCAGATAACCTTTTTAATCGCATGCAAAATCACAATGCATTTTTCTTGTGCATTTCCTCTCATATGTTTCTTAGATGACATCTGAGATAACATTCTCAATATTTGCTGATTGAATTATAAACATTACCATCAACATTAGATTTAAAGTGTTTCtttcatgtacatattttaaatgtCGCCTATAGAGCTTAGTTCTGTGACATGTATTATAAGAAATATCACTTTTGTACTATTTCTTCTACGTCATGACCATACTGTTTCTGACATTTTCTACACCTGTACTCATTAATTCATTTGCCTACACTTCTCATAATGCTGATTTATACAAAGGCTGGCATCAATGAGATATGTTGGTTTTACATCTGCATAGACCTACAAAagacaaaatgttacagaaaattACACATATATAAAACAACCAGCCATTCTCATGTAGGGAAATTCAAGACAAAATTCACTCAATCcctatttaacccttagcctgctggcggcaaatgattttgcctttgcgaccaatgcagaccaagatcagctgatcagctgttcgccattcagtcagcatctttttgtaatcaccccttttaacagttaacggtactgtccaaattgaaagatggacaagttcattttagaaatttagcagggtaagggttaaattgtGCTTGTGTTGATTTTTCATCTCAATACTTGATTAAGGGTATACAATGTAGCTATGTCAGAACAAGTAGGCAAGTTTTTAAATTGTGTGTaacttttgaatttatttaagtgCAATCTGAATGTGCAACCAAGAAAGAAAAAGGGAGGAAATATAGTTTTagaaacttaaatttaaaatgaatttcgactaaatatataattgttaatgcaaatctTCTACAAATTTAATAGAAGAGTTCTTGCATTCATACCATTCCATAGgctacatgtatgtatgtgtaaCATGGTATTGAATTGTTCACTACTGTTATATTGCGTAACACTGAATATTTGGTTATTcttacatattttcatatttgttattATACTTATTTTCTAATTGAAAATGTATATGTCACTGGATTTTATGATTTTCATCTTAATTCAAAATTGATACTTTACAATTACATTCTTAGATATAGCTTTATCCTATGGCTTCAGTTTATTTTCCTATGTGTCTGTCATTAAGACCTTAAGCCATATGTTCTATCGTTAAATTATTCACACTATCTGTTTAGAACCTTTGATAAAATACTTTTCCGGTCATTTGAcgtttttgtttgattgttaatCATCTTAACTGGATAGCTGCAAGCCAAAAAGTCAACAGTGcttatttaacatgtttaaagagTTTATCTTCTGTATGTTTTCTCACATGTGCCTCCAAATAAGTCTTTTAATTACACACATTACAGCAAACTGTAACACTGCATTTGAATATGACTACATTTAAAACATCTTCTGTATACTTTTcatcaatttttcttttaaattagcaCCGTAATCACATACATATAAAAACAGTTTCGTGTTTTCTCTCCTGTATGCATTCAAAGATGTGTTTACAAATTACTTTGGTTAAATGTACCAGATGTATGataaaaaacataacttttatcCATTTCCCTGTGCGTATTTTTATATGTGTTTTTCAGATCACTCTTCTGACTAATTATGTGTTTTTCAGATCACTCTTCTGACTAAATGCACACTCATTATTCCCTGTATTTagtgtatttcacattattatcatttaaaatgtttgtctCCTGTATGCATTCTTTTATGTCTTTTCATAGTACTTCCTTCTATATATGAACAATCTCTAAACATGCTACAAGCATATCTTTAGCATTTCTCTCTTGTAGATATTTTTACACGAACCTTCAAATTACTACTCATAATACATATCAGTTAAAACCTTTCTTTAAAGTGCCTGTTCAAATTAGCGCTGTAGTTGCATGCATATTCACATTTATTGCATCTGAAGCAATTCTTTCCAGAATGTATTATATAACCCCTACTGGATGTACAAACATATTGTGTGTACAATATACAGACTAAAGTTAATAGTGTACGTACAATGCATGTGCACATTCAACGCAGGAGAATTTATGCCAGCCCTGATTATGTTGACTACATGCATAATCAAACACATCGCATTTGAAttgtttctctccagtatgtattttGATATGTTTCTTCGAATCCGTATGTTGACTACATGCATAATCACATACATCACATTAAAAccgtttctctccagtatgtagtTTGATATCTTTCTTCAGATCATTATGTTAAATACATGCATAATCAtgataatcacaaacatcacatttaaaatgTTTCTCTTCTGTATGTTTTCTTGTATGTCTCTTCATAGCACTTTTACAACTACATGTTTATTCGCAATCATCgcttttaaagcatttctctcctgtatgttttTTCTTTACATGTGTCTTCAGATTACTATTCTGACTACATGCATAATCACACATATCACATTTAAAtcgtttctctccagtatgtattcttaCATGAGTCTTCAGATGACTATGTTGACTACATGTATAATCACACACATCACATTTATatggtttctctcctgtatgtattcttaTATGTTTCTTCATAGTACCTCCATCtacacatgcataatcacaaacatcgcATTTATatggtttctctcctgtatgtattcttaTATGTCTCTTCATTGTACCGCTATCTCTACATGTATAATCACACACATCACATTTACatggtttctctcctgtatgtattctttTATGTTTCTTCATAGTACCACTGTCtacacatgcataatcacaaatatcacatttatatggtttctctcctgtatgtattctttTATGTTTCTTCATAGTACCACTATCtacacatgcataatcacaaacatcgcATTTATatggtttctctcctgtatgtgtTCTTATATGTCTCTTCATTGTACCGCTATCtctacatgcataatcacaaacatcacatttataACGTTTTTCTTCAGTATGGGTTCTCATATGTCTCTTCAAATTAACACTGTAATTGCATGCATATTCACAAAAAccacatttaaaacatatatctCCTGTATGcttttttgaatgtctttttATAGCAGTTCTATCACTACATGTGATATCACAATAGTAACATTTATAATGTTTCTCTCTAGTATGCATTCTTATATGTTTCTTCATTGCACTTCCATCTGTACATGcgtaatcacaaacatcacatttaaaacatttttctccaGTATGAGTTCTCAAATGCCTCTTCAAATTAGCACTGTTATGGCATGCATATTCACAAAAACCACATTTGAGAAGCTTTTCTCTCCCGAATGTATTCTCATATGTAATTTAAGATTACTGCGTTGACTACATGCATGATCACAAACAGTACATTTAAATAGCTTTTCTCTTGTAGGTTTACTCATTATGCCTCTTTAACGATTCTGTCCCATATGTATCCTGATTTGAGATTTAAGATTAGCACTTGCATTAAATGCATAATCAAGTAACTGTGTCTATTAAACAATGCATTCAAAACGTTTCTCTCATGCATGTATTCTGAAATGAGTTACATGATCTCATTTAAAGCTTATTCACttattattaaagcttttgtATTCTGTTCATTTTCCCAGCTGTTTATTCAGATAACCTTTTTAATCGCATGCAAAATCACAATGCATTTTTCTTGTGCATTTCCTCTCATATGTTTCTTAGATGACATCTGAGATAACATTCTCAATATTTGCTGATTGAATTATAAACATTACCATCAACATTAGATTTAAAGTGTTTCtttcatgtacatattttaaatgtCGCCTATAGAGCTTAGTTCTGTGACATGTATTATAAGAAATATCACTTTTGTACTATTTCTTCTACGTCATGACCATACTGTTTCTGACATTTTCTACACCTGTACTCATTAATTCATGTGCCTACACTTCTCATAATGCTGATTTATACAAAGGCTGGCATCAATGAGATATGTTGGTTTTACATCTGTATAGACCTACAAAagacaaaatgttacagaaaattACACATATATAAAACAACCAGCCATTCTCATGTAGGGAAATTCAAGACAAAATTCACTCAATCcctatttaacccttagcctgctggcggcaaatgattttgcctttgcgaccaatgcagaccaagatcagctgatcagctgttcgccattcagtcagcatctttttgttATCACCTCTTTTAACAattaacggtactgtccaaattgaaagatggacaagttcattttagaaatttagcagggtaagtttTAAATTGTGCTTGTGTTGATTTTTCATCTCAATACTTGATTAAGGGTATACAATGTAGCTATGTCAGAACAAGTAGGCAAGTTTTTAAATTGTGTgtaacttttgaaattatttaagtgCAATCTGAATGTgcaaacaagaaagaaaaaggGAGGAAATAATAGTTTTagaaacttaaatttaaaatgaatttcgactaaataatttatataattgttaatgcaaatctCCTACAAATTTAACAGAAGAGTTTTTGTATTCATATCATTCCATAGGCTATGTATGTGTAACATGGTATTGAATTCTTCATTACTGTTTTATTGCGTAACACTGAATATTTGGTTATTcttacatattttcatataaatttgttaTTATACTTATTTTCTAATTGAAAATGTATATGTCACTGGATTTTATGATTTTCACCTTAATTCAAAATTGATACTTTAAAATTACATTCTTAGATATAGCTTTATCCTATGGCTTCAGTTTATTTTCCTATGTGTCTGACATTAAGACCTTAAGCCATATGTTCTATTGTTAC from Mercenaria mercenaria strain notata chromosome 16, MADL_Memer_1, whole genome shotgun sequence encodes the following:
- the LOC123540962 gene encoding zinc finger protein 677-like; this translates as MKKHIRMHTREKHYKCYYCDITCSDRTAIKRHSKKHTGDICFKCGFCEYACNYSVNLKRHMRTHTEEKRYKCDVCDYACRDSGTMKRHIRTHTGEKPYKCDVCDYACVDSGTMKKHKRIHTGEKPYKCDICDYACVDSGTMKKHKRIHTGEKPCKCDVCDYTCRDSGTMKRHIRIHTGEKPYKCDVCDYACVDGGTMKKHIRIHTGEKPYKCDVCDYTCSQHSHLKTHVRIHTGEKRFKCDMCDYACSQNSNLKTHVKKKHTGEKCFKSDDCE